From Manihot esculenta cultivar AM560-2 chromosome 18, M.esculenta_v8, whole genome shotgun sequence:
cttcTCTTCAAATTGGAGCTTAGATGTTAATCATATCCAACTTGTTACACATATAATtaactcgagtcccatttagaaCTTTAGTGAAGATATTTCCTAATTGTTCTCGAGTTCTGATATGTCTTGTTGAAATTACTTTTGTTGAACcttctcacgaacaaaatgacagcCAATCTCGATATGTTTGGCTCTCTCATGAAATACTAGATTAGAAGCAATAtagatagctgcttgattatcacaccataacttagcaggcaccgaatttgtgaaccaatttcttccaacagttgacgcACCCACAAGACTTCACATACGGCTTATGCCATGactcaatattcaaattcaaTACTAGAACGaaagaccacattttgcttcttacttctcCATGAGACCAGGTTatctcccacaaaaacacaatatccAGTAGTTGACCTTCTATCAACCTTAGAATCTGtccaatcagcatcagaaaagcattcaatatttgagtacccatggttaccatagaagaGGGCTCATCTTGGGGCCctttcaagtagcaaagaatctGTCTCAGAGCAATCCACTGAGCAATAGTAGGagaggacataaactgacttaccactcactgaatatgcaatatcagaaTGAGCCACaatcaaataattcagcttgttaACTAATCTACTATACATTTTAGGATTTGCAAATGGCTCATTGTCTTTTGTGGTAAGTTGAAGATTAGGAGTTATTGGTGCACTACAAGGTTTAGCATCCAATTTtcctatttttattaataaattaagaacatattttctttgagataagaaaaTGTCTTTCTTACACTGCATAACTTCAAtgtcaaaaaaatatttcaaggagTCCAAATCATTTGTATGAAACTGTATTttgagaaattatttttaaaatgtaatgaTAGTAACATCACTTCCTGTGATAacaatatcatccacatatactacaagcaaaattactccactatcaaaatttctataaaatactaagtgatcacacttactcatcttcattctaaactgttggaccacctcactaaacccgCCAAATcatgcccgaggactctgtGTCAAGCCATAGAGGGATTTTCaaagtctacaaaccttgccTAACTctccctgagcaacaaaaccaggtggttgctcaatataaacctcctgaAGGTAGTCACCAtggagaaaagcatttttaatattcaGTTGATACAAAGGCCAATCATGTTTAGTtgcaaggaaataaacaatcgaatAGATacgagcttggcaactggagagaatgtattagaatagtcaactccataagtttgagtATAACCTTTGaccactaaacgggccttgaggcgagcaacagATCTATCAAggtttactttcactgcaaatACCCATTTACACTCAATAGCCTGCTTTCCTGGGACTAGGGGTAAAGACACCAACTctcaagtaccattagtgtctaGGGCCATCATTTCTTCTTCCATCGCAGCACACCAACCAGGATGAAATAAAGCCACAATAACATTTTTTGAgactgaaatagaatctaaaacaACGGCAAAACAACGAGAAAAAGAGGATATTTAACTATAAGAAACAAAAGATGAAATAGGATGATTGCAAGTACATTTATCTTTGGGAAGAGCAGTAGGCAAATCCAAATCAAATCAGACGGTGAATGATCGGTGGGAGCAGGGTCTGCCGACGAAGAAACTGGTAGCGGAGCGAAGTCAGAATCCTCTAGGCGTTTGGAATAGATATAAAAAATGGGAAGACGACTTGCACATAAGCGGAAGGTGCAAGAAGAATCTGAGAATGAGACAaagagcgaacagtgtataacaagaggtcatcttcctcccccTAAGTGTCATAAACAGATGATTGTAGAAAGAACAAAGTGGACTCAAAAAATGTTACATCAGCAGACACAAGGTACCGATtaagatcaggagaaaaacaacgataccctttttAAAGCTTAGATTAGCCAAGAAATACATATTTGAGTGATTTGGAATCTAATTTAGTAATCTGTGGACGAGCATTACAGACAAAATAAATACAATCAAAGATACATGGTTCAAtaggaaataaaaatttagtggAAAACACAATATTATAAAGGATATCATTATGAAGAACGGAGAAGTACATgcgattaataaaaaaacaagcAATGGATACAGCATCAACCCAAAAGCATTTAGGGACTTTCAGTTGGAATAAGAGAGCTCTGCCTACttcatgaatatgttgattTTTTTCGTTCGGCAACCCCATTCTGTGAAGGAGTGTCAACACAGGAAGACCGATGGAAAATATCTTTTTATaacaaataagattaaaattccccagaaagatattttttagtattatcATTTTGTAATATTcgaataaaattattgaattgagtttggatttcagcataggAAGCACAAAAGATAGAGAAAAATTCTAAACgacttcattaaaaataaccaagtagcgcaagaaaaatcatcaacaaaagtaacaaagtacTTAAAGCCAAATTTAGATACAATAGGACAAAAatcccaaacatctgaatgcaCTAACTTAAAATGTACTAATTCAAAGGCAGACGAAGCCCGTTTGTTGACTTGAGACACTGTAGGTAAATGGttatgtttggcaaattgataAAACTCACAATCTAACACAAATAAAGAGTGAAACTGTGGacataacttcttcaaagcaGAGAGAAAGATGCCCCAACCAACAATAAACATCAAAAGGAGTTAAACTCGTggaaaacatgtaagaaatctAGGTAGTTGCTGATCTAAGATGTAAAAACCCTCTGACTCATGctctctaccaataatctgcttcgtcaaAAAATCCTGAAAAACACAATAATCAGGAAAGAATATGACACAATAATTCagtgcacgagtgagtttactaacgGGAAGTAAATTAAACGAGAACTTAGGAAGGCATAAtacagaggatacagaaagagaaggtgTTAAGTTGACATGTCCAGAATCCATGATAGAAGATTTAGAGCCATCAGtgagagtaacataagaagatGATGTACGAGACttaagattggacaaaagggtagaattacctgacatatggtTGGTaacaccagaatcaataacctaTTTTGAGGAAGAAGACACAAGGCATGCAACAGAGTTACCTAACTCAGCAATTGTAGTGATAGGAGAATTAGAGAATTTCAGTGATGCCTGGTATTGagtgaattgtgcatactcatctacagatatcaaaattccttGATTAGCTGATCAGAAAAGGCCTCAATTGCCATGTACGCCATTTGTGAGCTGATTCTTATTCTGAAGTTTCAGGCATGTCTTCTTAGTGTATCCAGATTCACGAcagtaataacaaataattcCACCAGAGTCAAAAGTAGGAACTGCTTCCTCAGGACGCTGAGATCCTCTACCACCATTAAAATCTTCCCACCTCTGGTATTTTGTCTACCACTGTCATTACGGCTAACAAGGGCACTAGTGGTGTGTGAAGGAACTGAAGAGGAAGATTCTGTACGCAATACCCTAGTAAAAACATCATGTAACGATGATATTTCAGAATCAGAAAAAATATGAGATTTAGTTGTCTCAAACTCTGGAGAGAGACTTGCAAGGAAGCTCATAATAGCCATTTGCTCTCATTGAACTTGTTGGGTTTTCACGTTTGTACTAAAAGGCATCAAGACATTAAGTTTCTTGTACactcttttaaaatccataaaatatGAGGTCAGAGTTCTATCATGTTTCTTAGCTCGATAAAATGCCTTACACACATTATAAATGCGAGAAATATTCTCTTTGCTAGAATATATAAACTCCAAATAatccattaattctttaacaaattcacaGTGATTAATAAGGCTTATTATCTCACTATGAATAGAATTTCGGATCTGTAAAAGTAATCGTGCATCATCTCTCATCCAATCTTTCCTAGTATCATCAATTGGAGGATCCTCAGTAAGATCATCCATTCCGATACTTCGTAAATAAATACGAATAGTCTTACTCCAATCCAGAAAATTAGATCCATTTAATTTGTGTttcgtgattttagtcatcacagGAATCACATCAGCTACGGTATTTTTAACTTTAGCCACGAGAACAACCAACCCAAAGCAATGGCAACAGAAGAAACAGGAAAAAAAAGACGCGAACAGTACCAGAATGCTAGGACGTGAATAGAATCCAAAGATGCAATCAAACCAAAACACCTCCACCAAACGGCAAACAGACCACAAAACTGACGAAAGTGCTTCGAGACGACTTCGGCGAGAGTGACCGGAGCAACAACGAACATGCGACGCGCCTCCACACACTAGTGAGTGGGACGGCGTCAGAAAGCTTGTCACGGGGCGTGAAGCTCACTCGTCGGCCGAACCACCGTCGACTCTCCAGGGCAGCATCGCCGGCTCTCCAGCATCCTTCCTGGGTGGACGATGAGAGACAAATATCATCCTATATTGGTAATCTAAAAGAACAAGAGTTCTAAGTTtccaaacaaaacagaaaaaaaaaaaatccaaatctCTACacggaggctctgataccatgtagaagataatatttgttgtgtctattacaatagagatttcaacatatttatatatgaaaaaccTTATCTAGAAAGGAAAGagaatcaagcctatgataatACAATCTCTAAGATTAAGGGACTAAcacatttatcaatatttacttcctatattaacatatttactttctgtAACCTATAACACCTATTAATAACAAAATTCTTTATATacacaaacatatacatatgaGTAAGCATAGTGTAACTTATCATTTTTAGGCCTATACAGGTCCAGGGTAACACTGCTTAGCATATATAAACTCTTAAATGCCAAAGGTACGCAGAAAATGGTAGTCGGATTAGCAGAGTTCCAGAAATATCCGTATGTGAAAATGGAATGAGAACCATCTACTGCAACCAAGCCAACAACCAAAAGACTATAGCAACAGAGCCGCAGAAGATAAGTTTATTTTAGATTGTTATTGTAAAAACCAAAAACAAGGGTGCAGAATTTTCTCTTGATAAAGAATTGGTGAGGAAGTCATTTGACTCTTTTAACCTTCACAGACATTCTACTAAGAAGTCCAAAGCTTACCATTGGGGGCTTAACCACTTCAAGAATGAGATCTCTTTTGCTGAAAgggtattttattttcttccaaCATCTTGAAGAAGTTAGACAAGATAATGGAATCATTGCATCTATCTCTTTCAGTTAACCATTCCTCCTGTAGATGAACATCAACATCCCTATACAACAGTGTGATCCACAGGCATCAACCACAAAACACAATAAAAGATGAAGGGAGAGGAACAAGATAAATCCAAATTTATGTGATCCACTAGAAACATAATATTCAGTCAAGCAAAGaaggattaaaaaaaattacttcttTATTTTTGCGTAGACAAAGGGAAACAAGTTACCTCCTCAGTGCCAGAACCTCGTAGTTCCTGCGCAAAAAATCAGCATGTTTTGTGAGAGCATCCTGTGCATATTGTTTGCCCACAGTTCTTACCGCTGCTGCATTTAGTAAATTTTGCAGTGAACCGTGTTTTTTCAAAAGCTTTAAAGCAGTCTTGCGACCAAACCCAGGAGCCATGTTTTGTATCCCAGGAACACCATCAACCTCATCGCCCATAATACATcctataaatttaaagattCAACACAAATTTAAGATACATTGTCAATAGTTATTCATGTTGAAAAACCAAAAGCATCTTTTAATAAAGGCCAAAGAAAAGTCTTCCCACTAAACCCTGTTGTCATTTCATCTATTCTGTCAAATCTATACTTTTTAAGGctccttatatatatatatatatatatatatatcttgaaTGACATTAATGTATAATTCACTAAATTGTGCAAACTTTTGGCAGTTCTGGAGGAtctttttcttataatatatatatatactgaatgaaattaatgtataattCACTAAATTGTGCAAACTTTTGGCAGATCTGGAGGATCCTTTTCTTATAACCATTATATATTAATTGGCAATTGATTTGAACCATGGCATTGTGTGACAATACATGTGGAGAAGTAAAAGTAAATTATATGACAATACTATAATCTGACATACAAAAGCACTTTTCCATCACATGCACATAATGTGACAAGATACACAGGATGGTTTAGACTTACTAAGACTCAGATCAGAGCATGGATCACAATTATATTGAGCAATATAGTGCTTCATAGTGTAAAAGGACCACCGTTTTAGCTCTATAACAGGCAAAACAATCTGGACATCTTCAGAAATCAATTGCTTGAAATCTTTATCTGGAGAGGCAATAACCACCCTGTATCCTCTTTGTAAGATTTGTCCTGCAAGTGTCGCCACCACATCATCTGCTTCCTGGCCTTCAACTTTTACAACCTACATGACTTTGTATTTTTATAACCAGGCTAACAAATAAAAGATAGAGTCAAATGGGTATGCAAAATGATCCACTGGAAAATGATCAATAATAGTTATGAAAATCCTAAGGAGGTTCATGAATTGTTTAGTACAAAAGATTGACTCACATACACTCTTAACTTTTCCAAAGATGATGGCATTAATGGTAGACAATGAATAATCAAGCACCTCAGTAAACTTATAAATGAACTAGTTTCTGGTATAAGGTACAAGCATATCCATTTTGGAACAACAGATTTCATCCATTATTCTTTTTTGTTCCTTTCCCTGTTGGTCGGACAAAATAGCGATCTCATTTGCCTCAAAATCAATTTCCATGCCGGATCTTACTAAAAATTCTACCAACAGTGGAAACATTATATTCTGGTATCTGTTGCTTTCCTACAGTGAATTTATGGTCTAGGATCTAAATTTTTACCCAAGACATACAAAAGTATTGCATGTAAACTAGAGAGTAAAGAAGTTGTGATCCAGATGCTTTTCTACTCGAGCAATAATTATGAGATAACAAAAGTAATTCAGAAGTACATAActataagaaataaaatttgagaGTACATAAATTTCAATATAGAAAGCTTCACAAATTAAGATCAAAGAAGGTTCACACACTGGAACATTGCATTTGGTTAGAACATCAACGACAACTTGAGACCTTTGAACATAATCCTTTGAAAATTTGTGAAAAGCTGATAATCGGCTGTAGAATTTTCTCCTATGTGCTTTATATGAAGGTAACAACTGCCTGCGGTGCTCGATAGCCCCTTCTCCATCAAGAACCTGAAGAAGAACACAACCGTTTCTGAAtataaagagaaagagatcACAATTAACCAAATAACCTCAAATACCACAAAATGATAACAAGTATCATCATATTCAAAATATAGTTCAAGCTACCAGTATGATCAACTTGTATGATTGAAACAGTTCTTCTTGGTTTTGTGGGAATaccatttatattatattttttacaacAACATAATAACACATTCTTCCCTTGATGTAGGTATTGGAGATCTAGAAGAGACAATTACCACAACCAAAAGCCATTTGGCACgccaaaaaaagaaagagaggaaGAAATCCATTCCTACAAATTTATGAAGGAACCCCCACCCTCcctctctctcacacacacacacaaaatcTAGTGGTCAAGAGAAGGGAGAAGCAACACCATCTCCAACTTGCTATGATATGTGGAAATTTCTTTTCATCTTAGAGTAGAGATGAACACAACTTGACACTTGGCAAGTCAGTCAATTCCTTGCATCCCAATGCTTGGACATTAGCTTAATATGAATCCTAGATATAAATATTTGTCAATATCTAAACATATGCAGTTACTAGAAAGTCAATGACTACATGGCTGTAACTTTACAAAATGTAAGTTCTTTAAAGTAACATAAGGTAAGGTATCAATACCTCCCCCAAACCACTAATTTAGAGGATTGAAAAAGAAGTGGTTTTGGAGGTCTTGAAACCTCCAAAAACATTACCTACTTCAAAAAACCTCGGTTCCAAACAAGATATCCATATCCCTATTACTTTAAAACACCAGTCTCTTACCTAAAAAAACTTCCTCCTTACAACCAGTAGCAGTTTCCTAAGAATCTCCAGGAATTTTATCAATACAAGTATGGCAAAACTTGGCAATTTCGAATATCAGGGTAAATTGTTCAAAACCTTGGCTCCACATCATATAGAAAAAAGACGATCATTAATTGCTTAAATATCTTCAGCTGATATCATACTTCCACTAAATGATATCACTAAAATATAGCCTTTAGTTGCACACAATTATTTAACAAGGCTATGCTACATAATAAGAATTACTATTCCTTCAAAGCCAATTAACAATAATCTCACATTACCTTGCAACCACAGGGACAACAGAAATCAACAAATAAAATCGAACAATCCAACTGCATTAAATTCATGAAAATTGATGTAGCAAAAACTAAATATAGATAGAGAGTTTACAGCAATAACAGGGTCGCTAAGGCTGACTTGAgagaataaaagagaaatcCAGTAACCAAAAGAGTGCAAGCTCGGTGTGCTTCCAGCATAACAAAGAGGGTTCACATCTAAGAAAAACACCCTTTTCTTGCTTGTACTcctctcttttttatttctgCAAATTTCATTTCCCCGAAACAATTGTCCACCACTTGTTCGATTAAAAGACccagaagaagaagacgaagaTAAAGCGGAAGCCTCAGCAGCAGCAACAACAAGCTTCCATGTTTTACATGAGTTTACTGTTTTTGTTCCCGTTGTCTTAATTCTCAGATTTCCGGTTGAAATGGAAACACATGGGGTCGTAGAGAAAGGTGGTTTTACGTGGACGTGGGTTGCCATCTTCAACATTGGGCGCTTTCTCTTCTGGcactagggatgtaaacggctAGGTAACAgcgaaaattaaactacccgaTTTGAACCCGATTTATACCcgactaaaaattaatttaatatgttCCAAACTCCAtcattatccgaataaaattcaaatcccttcaattttatatattttaattaataaattatataaaaatattttcattaataatttttatttaaaaaatttaatatttttaaaaaatatttaaatttaaatttttaaataaaaatatataaaaaaaatttataaatattattataaaatatatttttatattaaattaattatttatataaacgggttcatggatattctatatataaaattcaaatacGATCCGAACTcgcaacgggtattatttttaaaattcgaattcattttaaattcagttataattatttaaatcttaTCTATTAGGATTTGGTCAAATCGGGTACTTGAAAATACCCAATTCATAGTCATCCCTAAGCTTGTTAGATCTTTTTATCCGCGACagctttgaaaaatatatttgggAACAAGTGCAATTTTGCCTCATACTTTTTATTGATGCtaaataaacttattttaatatttttgatcAAATAAATCCTTAATTCTTTATAAAAGTGTGTGATCCTCAAAATTTCAAGCTTGATTTAGCTGGATAAGTACCTGTCTCTTCTTTATTATGATTTGTATATCAACTAAACTTAGGTAGATAAGGTGGGTTTTCATGGAAGTCTATAGTTTCTACTAATTAACTCTCTCAATAAATGTATTTGATTCTTAGAAATCAATATCCCGCACTCAATTAGACATCTAGGGTCAAAGAATAAGATGTAGAATCCATGGAGATATATAGAAGAAGTTAAGATTGATCAGAGAAGTTGAGCTTCAATTTGTGATAAAATTGGTGAAAACTAGAGTTGGACATAATCCGCCAACAACAAGGATTAagataaatgaaataaaaatgagAGTTAGACGTTTCCATttaatgtattatttttttttttgaatcaaatttaatgtattattttattaattttatatgggaaaattactttgtagtccctgaggtttaacgtaattaacacttctgtccctctattttggcgacccaacacttaagtctctcactttcttttctgtccaaattcgtagtccttccgtccaaaatagccgtttgggacacgtgaattgacaaaattaaccctcttcttcttcttcttcttcctacccagcaactttttcttcttcttcttcttcttcttcttcttcttcttcttcttcttcttcttcttcttcttcttcttcttctggaatttcacattgaaagaagggtatttttggaaaaaaaatcatcacatctcacttttgactctttgaccaaacggtttaaatggacggaaggactacaaatttggacagaagagaaagtgagggacttaagtgttgggtcgccaaaatagaaggacagaagtgttaattacgttaaacctcagggactaaaaagtaattttcccattTTATATTACACATTTTAAGTTTTGACATAGTTTGGAcaaatttaactatttataaaGGTTTGATAGCTTATTTggtcaaaaatttaaaaatgaatttgAGAGAAAGTAGAGGCTGATTTGAACTTAtatctaaatatattttattttctttatttttttccttaattAATAAACTAGTTAAATAGTTTCTATCTTAATATATAGTTTCTACTGTTTATTAATAGTTTTTTCTCtacagtttttatattttcaaatatattgATTTTTCTATACATAAAAGCGACAACATTTTAGACGATGATAATCCaatgagaataaaaaattaCCTATTTTGCAATAGTCGCAAGTGAATTCAAAAATTACTTCAAACCATCAAAGTTCAGAGTTAGATTAGCTATTCCATATTTTATACTACTCGAAAACCAAATAATACAGCATGCAATTCCACATGTATCGAAGAATAAACACCTAGATGAATATAATAACCCTTTAATCACATTCAACACCAATTGCACAAGACCCCCTTTACTCATTCCATCTGTGTTTAATTTAATCTAGTCAGGTAAGGGAGATTAccaaataatatttatcaatatttggATACAGTCTGAAATCTTATTACTCTCTGAACACCAAACTCAAAGATTATGTGCTAACTGCAACTTAAAATAACTGATTTGTTGGCTTAAATAGCAGTGAATACCATGAAATATATATGTATTCCTCCATTTCAATAGCCACCACAAACCTAAAAAGAGGATTTGTGCAGAAAAAGAATCAAAACATAACACACATTCAAAATCTTGTACTCGAGAAAATCAAGTAATCATATCCATAGATAAGAACACATGAAGAGAGTCAGACCTCTAAATGTGAGACCAAAATTATTGAGCCCTCAGACAATCTcaaaaaatatagggactatcATCTGCTATTGTACCATAGAAGGTACAACTCATGTCTTGTGAAAAATCCTGCTTCTATCTTTCCATATCGGTCATAAGCTTctcataaattaaaattcaaatgaaacaCCAAATACGTTAAGAACTGAAACACTCTAAATCATCTTCCAAACCAAATTGGGAGTGCTAGAGAATTCATCGCACAACAAAATATATGCCACATTAATGGTGTAGTGACCATTGCACGTGAGTTTCCATGTCGTTTGATCCATAGCATCAACATCAGCTATCAAAAACTTGCCTTCCACCAACTTACCTTCCTCATCAGATAGATATGGTGTAATATCATTCCAATTTCAATCAGCATTCTTTCAATATTGAGTGACCATAGCTTGTTTCCATGAACTCGAAagggatttaaatttttaaatatattaattggtATTGATTAGTAAAAAAATAAGGATATCTAGATTATTTTATCTAATattaattgtataaataaatattactgtACAAAACCCCACTAATTTGATAAATACTTTTCCCTTCACATGGTTTTGatatttgttttttctttccatccaattttgataataaaaaagagTTATAAGAATCGTTGTAACACAATAATCGCCTAAAGTGAGCCGTGAATTTTCACGATAAGATAATGTCACGT
This genomic window contains:
- the LOC110605829 gene encoding 5'-3' exonuclease isoform X3, encoding MLKMATHVHVKPPFSTTPCVSISTGNLRIKTTGTKTVNSCKTWKLVVAAAEASALSSSSSSGSFNRTSGGQLFRGNEICRNKKERSTSKKRVFFLDVNPLCYAGSTPSLHSFGYWISLLFSQVSLSDPVIAVLDGEGAIEHRRQLLPSYKAHRRKFYSRLSAFHKFSKDYVQRSQVVVDVLTKCNVPVVKVEGQEADDVVATLAGQILQRGYRVVIASPDKDFKQLISEDVQIVLPVIELKRWSFYTMKHYIAQYNCDPCSDLSLRCIMGDEVDGVPGIQNMAPGFGRKTALKLLKKHGSLQNLLNAAAVRTVGKQYAQDALTKHADFLRRNYEVLALRRW
- the LOC110605829 gene encoding 5'-3' exonuclease isoform X4 gives rise to the protein MLEAHRACTLLVTGFLFYSLKSALATLLLLNGCVLLQVLDGEGAIEHRRQLLPSYKAHRRKFYSRLSAFHKFSKDYVQRSQVVVDVLTKCNVPVVKVEGQEADDVVATLAGQILQRGYRVVIASPDKDFKQLISEDVQIVLPVIELKRWSFYTMKHYIAQYNCDPCSDLSLRCIMGDEVDGVPGIQNMAPGFGRKTALKLLKKHGSLQNLLNAAAVRTVGKQYAQDALTKHADFLRRNYEVLALRRDVDVHLQEEWLTERDRCNDSIILSNFFKMLEENKIPFQQKRSHS
- the LOC110605829 gene encoding 5'-3' exonuclease isoform X1, with the translated sequence MLKMATHVHVKPPFSTTPCVSISTGNLRIKTTGTKTVNSCKTWKLVVAAAEASALSSSSSSGSFNRTSGGQLFRGNEICRNKKERSTSKKRVFFLDVNPLCYAGSTPSLHSFGYWISLLFSQVSLSDPVIAVLDGEGAIEHRRQLLPSYKAHRRKFYSRLSAFHKFSKDYVQRSQVVVDVLTKCNVPVVKVEGQEADDVVATLAGQILQRGYRVVIASPDKDFKQLISEDVQIVLPVIELKRWSFYTMKHYIAQYNCDPCSDLSLRCIMGDEVDGVPGIQNMAPGFGRKTALKLLKKHGSLQNLLNAAAVRTVGKQYAQDALTKHADFLRRNYEVLALRRDVDVHLQEEWLTERDRCNDSIILSNFFKMLEENKIPFQQKRSHS
- the LOC110605829 gene encoding 5'-3' exonuclease isoform X2, with amino-acid sequence MLKMATHVHVKPPFSTTPCVSISTGNLRIKTTGTKTVNSCKTWKLVVAAAEASALSSSSSSGSFNRTSGGQLFRGNEICRNKKERSTSKKRVFFLDVNPLCYAGSTPSLHSFGYWISLLFSQVSLSDPVIAVLDGEGAIEHRRQLLPSYKAHRRKFYSRLSAFHKFSKDYVQRSQVVVDVLTKCNVPVVKVEGQEADDVVATLAGQILQRGYRVVIASPDKDFKQLISEDVQIVLPVIELKRWSFYTMKHYIAQYNCDPCSDLSLRCIMGDEVDGVPGIQNMAPGFGRKTALKLLKKHGSLQNLLNAAAVRTVGKQYAQDALTKHADFLRRNYEVLALRRFQPVIMSPGGEE